TTGGGTGGATGTTCTAGCAAAATACGATCACACTAAGTATATATACATTGGAGGGCATTCAGAGACTCTTTTGTCAAACTTTCACTTCTCCTTTGATCAGGGATTTGGTGGAGCTGGATTTGCATTGAGTTATCCTTTGGCTTCAGCTATGGTGAAAGATTTGGAAGGGTGTCTCAAGAGATATCCACACTTGAATTCAGCTGACCTTATAACTCAGTATTGTGTGGACGAGCTTGGTGTTTCTCTCTCTGTTGAGAGAGGTATTCATCAggtaattatgtttttttttactattattGAGTTTGATAACTGCATCTTGTAGCTAGAAAACCaaaggagtttttaaatattcatcctcatcAGTCATGCCACGTAAGTTTTCATCCCATTCACTTTTCGTGCTTATGTTTCCATTTTCTTAGTGTGTGAATTGCATCTTttacccttttcactatgatatacaaaTATTATGTtgtattattttcctaatttagtgagattagattagattattttcctaatttagtgggattagattggattatttttctaattcaatgggattttaatattattgttttcctaatttaaatataattgattacttttgttgttcaaaaaaaaataattgattaattttatattttttatcctattacttttatatttcaaattgaatcaaaccaaaacaatcATAATTGACGATTTCATAGTAATTTAATCATAATTCATGATTTCATGTAAATTTAAACTATGATTGCctacttttatatttcaactTGAATTGGACCAAAACAATTACGATTTATGAATCCAccataatttatttaaaaaatacaaatatgaGTCATGATCTCATGAATACACCACGATCTCATGAACCAAAGGGAATACACGATGAATTTAGAATTACACTATAATTTAatcaaaaaaacatgaataaaccatgaatcaaaccaaaacatgaataaatCTGAGCCATGAATAAATTGAACCAAAAGAGTCCTCAAACCGTGAATCGAGCCATGATCTCATGAATTGATTGAATTACATGAATAAATCTGAGCCATGaataaattgaaccaaaacagccaaaaaaaaaaaaattctcaattaAGAAACAACTAAAGATCTATCAAATCATCATGTTGGAGAACCTGAACTTTTGccctttttctcattttcagCTTCAATGCATAATCATGATTTTACTTATAACTTCCTTATCATCACCTTGATAACTGATACCCATGATTTTATTTAAAGACCAAACCGCCTAAGACTCATTAAGATGAAACCTCTTAAAGccattagaagaagaagataaagcAGCAGCAGCCAGCTGCAACAATAGATATAAACAATACacttttttgcttctttcttctGCCCCTTTTCTTGGACTTCAGAAAACTCAACATATCATAGATCGACTTCtgtttccattttccttttcctgtaTCCTTAGCTAGCCTCGTTAGATGGGTTGAGGTCTACAATTAACTTAATGCCCTCAGTAGAATTAACCTGGTTGGGCTTAAGATCGTCCACAGCCACATCAATCCTCATGATTCAAAAACCCAACTTCTGAGAGATTCCAAAAGCCTGTATCGAACTCTACTCCATTCGTGGTTGGATCATGAATCATAGAGTCAACTTCCAATATCTTGTAAATATCCTTATTGATACATATATATGCTGCACCTTCTTAGGAGAATTAGAGTTGCTAGGACAAACCGGCCAGTTGCCTTCCTCATGAGCATTATAAAGCTCCTCATTATGATTTTCTCGAGCTGAATCATCTTCCAGCGCATCCCCCGTCACAAGACTCATCTACTCATCTTCTTCCCCAATGTGATCTCCAATTTCAGTTAAGCAAGATATGTAAAAActaaattttagaaaaataatgaactaaattcaaaaaaataataggaCTACGGTCGACTAAGAAAAACTTGAGATTTCGATATCAAACTTGAAGAATTTAACCCTTGAGGAACAAAAATCAAAGCAAACAATAGGATGTTGAAGATTCACATTTAACAATTGAGGAACAAAAATCAAAGCAAACAATAGGATGTTGAAGACTCCTGTGAATCGAAGCTAAGATTTTTAATGTATTAAGATTTTGGGTTGCAGTAGAATATCTTGCAGTTTTGGGTGCACACAATAATACTTGTTGAATGAATACAGATAGATCTAAGGGGGGATATATCGGGGTTTCTATCATCCCACCCACAATCACCATTGATGTCCCTCCACCACCTTGACATGGTAGACCCAATCTTTCCCTCGATGGACCGTTTTCAGTCTGTGAACCACCTGATGAAATCCGCAAAAGTTGACCAATCGCGACTACTCCAACAAACCATTTGCTACCACAAGCCAACCAATTGGTCCTTCTCAATCTCATGGGGCTACTCTGCACATATTTATGAGAaggtatttgttttaattatgCTCTCTATTATTCCACATTTGTAATGGAATTGCGAAAACAAGATTTATAATTAATTACATTGGACACAATATTAATAAGGTTTAGTCTGGACTATATCTTAACTTATTCTCTTTTCAGTCGGTGTATATTGTTGTTAGTGAGCTTTgtttttaactttaaaaaaaacatttgaattGTCAGATTTTCTTGACGATTGAAGttagaaaaccaaaagaaaatagaTTGAATtagaaaaaagttgaaaaaatataaaaacaacttttttaacgttttgacttattttttttatttagtgaattttttaaacatttgattatattttttatactttttcgatcaCACTCTTGTCCAGACAaatagaaaaattagaaaaaaaatcaattcaaatctAACAAGTTCAGAATAAagtcaaaataaatatttttgccAAATGACGTCAAATCATTGCTCGAAATGGAAAATAAGGTTAAAAGAAAAATCAGAGGGCTGACGTGAATGATTGCGAGGCACACTATTCATTGTTCAAAAATGAGAATGACAATGGCAAAATGGTATTCATAGGTGTATGTGTTtatatcaaaaacaaaatttgctATGTGTGGCTAGTGTTGGTAATAAGGTTTCTGGGCGTGTAAACATAATGGCCAATTGCATATTGTAACGGCTAAAGTAAAACTGAAAGAGCTTTGGAATTAAAGTTTTTTACTCACAGATTCTCCCCAGAAGCATTTTGAAGAGGCCTCGAGAAACATTCAGGGCGTGGATGAAGGGGACGGCGCCATTATACATGTTCAACACGCGGAGGCCGCCATTCGGAGATCCATGCGATGATCCTCACGTTTTTTTCTTAGAAACCGTGGAGAGTTCCCGAGGGAACCTAATTGTTTCAACCTATGCTCGATCCTCACCACGAGGCTTGCCAGCTTGTTTTTTCAGTGGTAACCATTCTGCTGATCAAATTTCCAAGGTTCGAGTCTTGTCACCATCAACAAAACTCATTCAGGTAAGCTTTGAAAcatgttttgtttgttcttatTTCCAAAAGTTGTGTTGCGCAAATGAGTTGCATGATATTTTGGGTAATACTAcacaattaaaaagaaattaaaattttgagtaATGAGGATCCTATGTGAGCCTCTATTACctgaaaataaacaattttttatgatgCATTTTTACTTCGGCGATTTTGACATCAAATTAAAGATattttgaatatatttttaCCTACTTGTGTTCCATCTTTAGCAGGAAATATTCACATTGTATAATATTAATGTAAAAATTCCAAGTACTATTTTCTAGTAGTATTAACCTCAATATTTGTACAAAAATCCAGCCAAGCATTCTCTTAACTCTTTGCGATCCGTTTTATAAATCATTATCGATCATGTAACCTTACATAACCTCACAGAAAATTTTATGTGCGAAACTagctaactctctctctctctctctcatagatTGATCGAAGTGAATGCTGTGACGTTGTACAAGTGGGTGACAGTAACATCACTGAGGTCAAATACAGGACTTGCAAGGTTGATGAGATAATTGGTTAAATGCAATCTTAAGAATACAATAATGTAACGAAACATCTTTATTCTATTCTTCTCTTTCTAAACACATCTTTAGAGAGGTTAGTAAATAGCTATAGTGGACTGGAAAGCAAATCTCCGTATTTTAAATGTTGTAATTAAACAAATTATGTGCTTGGTTAAGAACGTGATCGACTTATGTTTCATGGaaacaaaaaatacttatttgacCCATTGGAAGATGCCCAAATTGCACCAAAAGACCCTGTTAGGCGTGAAGCCTGATCAAGGCCAACAGCCGGCCAGGCTTTCAACCTGAGGTCGGTTATTTTGCCTAGAAATACGTTCCTAAGTTGTTTTTACGGTTGAGAATTGAGCATGGGCCGGAACTCTGGATTCTTGCACTCTACTATACTTGCTGGTGCCaggggtggaggtggtggtggtgatgatgagaACATTCAGCGGTGCATTTTGTGGGTCAGCTGtgcattttttgtggttttgaaGTCGAATGATGAGTCTTTGATTCCCATGTATGTATAATGTTCTCACTCAATGTTTCATTTCCGACACTAAAATAGATGATCAGAAATGAGTACAAGAAGTACTACTCCGTATAAGATAGCAAAAACAGAATACAAATATGGATTGAAAGTGCCTTTTGCATGTATTGATTTTTATAAGGACGGTTGTTTTTACAATTTTCCTGTTTATTCTTCTTATCATacttctctcttcctttttccttcAAACCCACAGATTCATACAAATTTCAACAAACCCACAAATTCCCCCAAACCCCCCAAActtcccaaaaaaagaagaaacccgAACCctcaatttccaaaaaaaccaaaaccctaatcccCCAAAACTCCCGAAAGTCAGCATATTCGTAGAACTCATCGAGTGGAACAAGTGCACCAAAAATTAGcccgatcggatatcattaagtgtctcaTCTGAACATGATtatctactcgacgagctcttcgaagaatgaACGTTTTCGATCGTTGGAGCAAGACCGGGGCGGCGGCGTTTTGCCGTGCACAGCACGGGGCTGAGCAACACCTTCCCCCAGTCCGTATACCATACTATATCGAGGTAATATTTACTTCACCAGTTCTAGTTTGAGTGTTAATAGCTTACGTTTCTTCATCTTGCGCGATTGcacgaacagagagagaagaccGTTGATGACTATagatgtctttttttttaacacaaaatAGTAAGAGAGTAATTCTATTTACCACATCCACTAAGCAATTGCTGACTGTCAATGGTTTGTCACGTGCCCCcacttctttttaaaaaaaaaaaaacattgatatAAATACATAAAAGTTCCCTACATTATAGTACAATACATTAGCATGGTGGTGTGGTTATATATGCTGGGCAAAGTTCAAGGCACTTGGGATTGGTTCTCATGCATGCCatccttggttttttttttttctctatttgtgttctctcttttctttatttatttatttttgttctatctctttcctttatttatccatttttgttctacctctttcatttatttctctattttcgtcttatttttttgtgttttcctctcaatccaaaatattatgaaaataaaattactaaatTCTTTAATTTACTTTCTATTAATCTTACGGTTGCTACCGCGACAGTTGAAAGAGTATTTTCAGCCATGAAGATTGTCAAAAATCGGTTGCGGAATAAAATAAGTGATCAATATTTAATGGTTGAGCGATAATTTAGTGGTATACATATAGagatatattttttaagaaattaagaATAATAGGTGCTCCGCTATATAGAATTCCTTGATCCGCCATTAGTCAGGTAATTCTGGTACAAAGTGAAGCGCGCGTGCCTTGGTGGAAAATTTTAGAAGTTGGGCTG
The sequence above is a segment of the Rhododendron vialii isolate Sample 1 chromosome 13a, ASM3025357v1 genome. Coding sequences within it:
- the LOC131314565 gene encoding uncharacterized protein LOC131314565, giving the protein MMPKFNCLHTSLCITLAIYAVAFFTQPYYPASEFFFSPLQSILSPSQTTPPPPLDHNSPTNINHLVFGLVGSLKAWRHRKAYIESWWRPNMTCGYLYLDTTPTEELLPWSAASPPLRVSEDISKLVQESGHMAPIMVRMVHAILEVYREGDQGVRWYVMGDDDSIFFVDNWVDVLAKYDHTKYIYIGGHSETLLSNFHFSFDQGFGGAGFALSYPLASAMVKDLEGCLKRYPHLNSADLITQYCVDELGVSLSVERGIHQIDLRGDISGFLSSHPQSPLMSLHHLDMVDPIFPSMDRFQSVNHLMKSAKVDQSRLLQQTICYHKPTNWSFSISWGYSAHIYEKILPRSILKRPRETFRAWMKGTAPLYMFNTRRPPFGDPCDDPHVFFLETVESSRGNLIVSTYARSSPRGLPACFFSGNHSADQISKVRVLSPSTKLIQIDRSECCDVVQVGDSNITEVKYRTCKVDEIIG